TTCTGGTAGTCGCCTTGCGCTGCGTATATTTCAATCCACGCTCTCCATGAGGAGAGCGACTTAATGATTTGATGACTAAGAACAATGTTCTGACGATTTCAATCCACGCTCTCCATGAGGAGAGCGACTGTTGGCCGTGTCCGTAATAGCGGCATGCGGAATATTTCAATCCACGCTCTCCATGAGGAGAGCGACCGCCTCGAACGCTGATACCCCTCGCTATTATCTCGATTTCAATCCACGCTCTCCATGAGGAGAGCGACAATTTGTTGTCGTCCCTTGTGATTGCGAAATACGATTTCAATCCACGCTCTCCATGAGGAGAGCGACTGGATGCCATACGCATTTCCTCACGGAAAATGTTATTTCAATCCACGCTCTCCATGAGGAGAGCGACCTTGTCGGCCCAGAGGATGGCGCTCGCGAGCAGATTTCAATCCACGCTCTCCATGAGGAGAGCGACGCCGCGATGCCATCTCACGGTCAAGTTTCGTGACATATTTCAATCCACGCTCTCCATGAGGAGAGCGACCACCAACATCCTACCAGTATGGGGGTACGAGGGCATTTCAATCCACGCTCTCCATGAGGAGAGCGACAGTGCAGCTGGACATTTTTGTCCGCTTTTTGAGACGCAAGCCAGCTGCCTAGCTTTAAGCATATCAAACAACACCGCCGATACGACGAACAACATGTCTAAAACGAGCAACTGGCTTTCTGTCTCATTTTAATGTCCATTATTTAGTTTTCAAAACGCCCCACGAAAATCACAATTCGGATTTCGATAGTTTTTCAGGTGCGAAAGACGTCCCTTATCATGAGCGCTTACACTTCGCACAAACACCATTCCAAGACCGGCCACCTTGCCGAAAACACAATACTGCTGGCTAGAAAACACACTCTGAATACCGGACGGCACACTCAAACGCTCAACCCAGCATACCCCACACCATATCGTTATGGCACCATGCCATTTTGCCTGTGCTATATCATCATCACATCATTAACCGGCAAACTCCGTTCACGTCCATAATGCTCAATCCTATCCGCATATCGAGCGCCAAGTTTATAAAAGCGCAGGCTGTCCTCATCGGTATTGGCAATCTTCAGCAAATCGTGCACCAACACCAGATAATCGGAAGGACTCACCGAGCATTCGAAAACACTGTTCTGCACACGCTGTCCGTATTTCACGCATGTCTTCGCCACCAAACGAAGACGACGCTTCCCCTCAGGGGTTTCCGTACTCACATCGTACGCAACCACAAC
This window of the Bifidobacterium pseudocatenulatum DSM 20438 = JCM 1200 = LMG 10505 genome carries:
- the cas2 gene encoding CRISPR-associated endonuclease Cas2, with translation MMVVVAYDVSTETPEGKRRLRLVAKTCVKYGQRVQNSVFECSVSPSDYLVLVHDLLKIANTDEDSLRFYKLGARYADRIEHYGRERSLPVNDVMMI